The Mesorhizobium opportunistum WSM2075 DNA window TGCCGGCGCCGATCAGCGCATTGCGACGGTCATTGCCGCCGGCAAGCAGACCGAGGCTGGCACCCGCCAAGGCACCAAGACCGGCACCCGCGGCCGTGTTGGAAATCTTCTGGTCGCCCGTATATGGATCCGTGGTGGTGCAGGCGCTCACGAGCAAAGCCGTCGCCACGACGACGAGCACGGTCTTCTTCATAGATGGTCCCTCTCCAAGTCGCGCCTTTTCGACGGCGCCAAATCAGCCCTTGCCGCGACTTGTACCATGAAATGCGGCGAAAAGCGGAACGGGAAAAATCGCCTGCAACGGCTTTTTCCCTGGAGCCGGTCGGGTAACGAACCGTGTTGGCTGGCTACCAGAGATTCTTGCCGTCAATGACCACCACTTCGACCTTGTCGAGATCGAAATCATCGAACAGCCGTGAATTGACGCTGATCTTCGGATTGTCAAAATCCGGCTCGCCGGTGGACCAGTCCGGTGTTTCGGTGAAAGTGCCGCAGCCGCAGATGGCGCAAAACCCATGTTTTACGGTTTTCGATCCCCACTGATAGAAGGAAACCTTGTTCGGCGGCGTGATGAGCTTGAACTGCGAGGGGATGTAGTAGGCCCACAGCGAACCGCGCTTCGAGCAGAACGAACAGGTGCATTGCGTCACCGTTTGTGGGGCCTGCGAGACCTCGAACATTGTCGCCTTGCAGTGGCAGCTTCCCTTGATGGTCATGAAACATCACCTCTCCGTTGGCCGCCGCCCCTGCAACAGGGCACCATAAAGAAGCGATGCTGACAACTGTCCGTCAGCAGGCTACGGCTGAAGGCAACCTCGGCCTTCACCTGCCAATATAGGCGGCCAGTTCGTCCGGCGTCCCATTTGGGAAAGCCTGTTTCAGGAAGTCCAAGAACGCCGATACGCGCGCACTGAGCAGCCGCCGAGATGGGTAGAGCGCCCATAGAGAGATCTCGGGGCCGTCGATATCTCCCCAATTCACCAATGTGCCGTCAGCCAAGTCGTGGGTCACCAATGAAATGGGAAGCCGTCCCGCACCGACGCCGGCTCGCACCGCGTCCCGGACCATGATGAGCGTTGACAGCGTGAGGACAGGCTCGACTGTAATCGTCGAGCGGCCAGCTTGTGTCTTCACGTGCCATGTTTGCCGATCGCCTGGGCCGCGGGCAACGCTAGGAGCGGCGAGTCCATCTGTCGTGCGAGGAAGGCCGGGGCTTGCCACCACGACCAGACGGTCGCGCAGAAACGCCCGTCCGACCAGGCCTTCGTCGGGATCTGGATTGACTCGAATTGCCAGGTCATAACCTTCCTCGATCATGTCCACATACCGATCCTCGGTCGTGACCTCCAGCCTAACCTCCGGATACTTAACGGCAAATCCCGCGGCTATCCTCCCCATTGCGGTCTGAGAAAAATGGAGAGGTGCACTGATCCGTAATCTGCCCTTGGGTCTCTGACCGCCCGAGGCAATCGCCGCCGCCGTCTCGTCCAGTTCGGCAAGCAACGTCCCCGTCCGCTCGAAGAGGGCCCGTCCTTCCTCGGTCAGCTTCAAGTCACGCGCGCCCCGTTCAAACAGGCGCAGATCAAGACTGCTTTCCAACTCTCCAACGCGCCGGGACAGCGTTGCCTTGGGCCGGCCAGTGGCCCTTGCCGCCTTGCCGAAGCCAGCATGGCGGGCAACGAGATTGAAATCCGCGAGGGCAAGAAGATCCATGGCGTGTTCCACCAGTGAGACGATGCGTCTAAATTTTCCGCCTGTTTGGCGCTTTGTGAGCCACACATATGGGAGGCGTCAAGCACCCCAACAGGAGAAATTTCATGACCATTCTCGTTACCGGCGCCACGGGCAACATTGGGCGCCAAGTCGTCGACCACCTCG harbors:
- a CDS encoding LysR family transcriptional regulator, with product MDLLALADFNLVARHAGFGKAARATGRPKATLSRRVGELESSLDLRLFERGARDLKLTEEGRALFERTGTLLAELDETAAAIASGGQRPKGRLRISAPLHFSQTAMGRIAAGFAVKYPEVRLEVTTEDRYVDMIEEGYDLAIRVNPDPDEGLVGRAFLRDRLVVVASPGLPRTTDGLAAPSVARGPGDRQTWHVKTQAGRSTITVEPVLTLSTLIMVRDAVRAGVGAGRLPISLVTHDLADGTLVNWGDIDGPEISLWALYPSRRLLSARVSAFLDFLKQAFPNGTPDELAAYIGR
- a CDS encoding GFA family protein, encoding MTIKGSCHCKATMFEVSQAPQTVTQCTCSFCSKRGSLWAYYIPSQFKLITPPNKVSFYQWGSKTVKHGFCAICGCGTFTETPDWSTGEPDFDNPKISVNSRLFDDFDLDKVEVVVIDGKNLW